The proteins below are encoded in one region of Paludisphaera mucosa:
- the uvsE gene encoding UV DNA damage repair endonuclease UvsE — MIRLGLCCTFRDEPIRFVTTTAAYVNRLSRADGLVKLSALCLANAEALLAALRFCKAADIGCFRVNSQVLPLKTHPQLAYGMEELPQGDGIVRRFRECGAFASLHGLRTCFHPDQFVVLNSRRPDVVDASVRELEYQAEVAEWIGADVINVHGGGTFGDKRKALDDFARALDRLSPRARSRLTVENDDRTFTPADLLPVCKAAGLPLVYDVHHHRCNPDGRSVEEATELALATWNREPLFHLSSPIAGWDGPRPERHHDFVDPHDFPDCWRGLDVTVEVEAKAKEAAVRKLRDDLDARPGAEREDRRTATPRDSPASRPNAE; from the coding sequence ATGATCCGGCTGGGGCTCTGCTGCACGTTCCGCGACGAGCCGATCCGGTTCGTCACCACGACGGCGGCCTACGTGAATCGCCTGAGTCGGGCCGATGGACTGGTGAAACTGTCGGCCCTGTGCCTGGCGAACGCCGAGGCCCTGCTGGCCGCACTGCGGTTTTGCAAGGCCGCCGACATCGGCTGCTTCCGGGTGAACAGTCAGGTGCTCCCCCTGAAGACGCATCCCCAACTCGCTTATGGGATGGAGGAGCTTCCCCAGGGCGACGGGATCGTCCGTCGCTTCCGCGAGTGCGGCGCGTTCGCGTCGCTCCACGGCTTGCGGACCTGCTTCCATCCCGACCAGTTCGTGGTGCTGAATTCGCGGCGGCCCGACGTCGTCGACGCGTCCGTCCGCGAGCTGGAGTATCAGGCCGAGGTGGCCGAGTGGATCGGGGCCGACGTGATCAACGTCCACGGCGGCGGCACCTTCGGCGACAAACGGAAAGCTCTCGACGACTTCGCCCGGGCCCTCGACCGCCTCTCGCCGAGGGCTCGGAGTCGCCTGACCGTCGAGAACGACGATCGGACCTTCACGCCCGCCGACCTGCTCCCCGTCTGCAAGGCCGCCGGCCTGCCACTGGTCTATGACGTACACCACCATCGCTGCAATCCCGACGGCCGATCCGTCGAGGAGGCGACCGAGCTGGCGCTCGCCACCTGGAACCGGGAGCCGCTTTTCCACCTCTCCAGCCCCATCGCCGGCTGGGACGGACCGAGGCCCGAGCGTCATCACGACTTCGTCGACCCGCACGACTTCCCCGACTGCTGGCGCGGCCTCGACGTGACCGTCGAGGTCGAGGCCAAGGCGAAGGAAGCGGCCGTCCGCAAGCTCCGAGACGACCTGGACGCGCGGCCCGGGGCGGAGCGGGAGGATCGGCGGACGGCGACCCCCCGGGATTCTCCGGCGTCTCGTCCAAACGCTGAGTGA
- a CDS encoding carbonic anhydrase, protein MNTIDYIYRFDPEKPSAKPLPHDADAARRVLEDGNRLFSQWMESCRTGTPSHGEPRYIVHCNGLEVGMLRTRGEMPTQSPFAVVVGCSDARVPTEMLFGQGFNDLFVIRVAGNVMSDVCQASVDFALTNLSQSVRVVVVLGHSGCGAVTAAVDAYLRPLKFWSKSVSPMLRSLTQRVFVSVREAANGLKEVWGPEARDVPGYREALVESAVCINAAQASFGLRQEVERNGKWEVEVLYGVHNIRNHQVCMPVDPSAPRSDENVMLAVAPSNPREFEALAIQMAEILRPGARPRPGPTASRTASPVDVAPPPTVEDAKG, encoded by the coding sequence ATGAACACGATTGATTATATTTATCGCTTCGATCCCGAGAAACCCTCGGCCAAGCCCCTGCCGCACGACGCGGACGCGGCCCGGCGCGTCTTGGAGGACGGCAACCGACTCTTCTCGCAATGGATGGAGAGCTGCCGCACCGGCACCCCCTCGCACGGCGAGCCGCGTTACATCGTGCATTGCAACGGCCTGGAGGTCGGCATGCTGCGCACCCGCGGCGAGATGCCGACGCAGTCGCCGTTCGCGGTGGTCGTGGGCTGCTCCGACGCCCGGGTGCCGACCGAGATGCTCTTCGGCCAGGGGTTCAACGACCTGTTCGTCATCCGCGTGGCCGGCAACGTCATGAGCGACGTCTGCCAGGCGAGCGTCGACTTCGCGCTGACGAACTTGAGCCAGAGCGTGCGCGTCGTCGTCGTCCTCGGCCACAGCGGTTGCGGTGCCGTGACCGCCGCGGTCGACGCCTACCTCCGGCCCCTGAAGTTCTGGTCGAAATCCGTCTCGCCCATGCTCCGTTCGCTCACCCAGCGCGTCTTCGTCTCGGTCCGCGAGGCGGCGAACGGCCTCAAGGAGGTCTGGGGACCCGAGGCGCGCGACGTCCCCGGCTATCGCGAAGCCCTCGTCGAGTCGGCCGTCTGCATCAACGCCGCCCAGGCCTCGTTCGGCCTCCGACAGGAAGTCGAACGCAACGGCAAGTGGGAGGTCGAGGTGTTGTACGGCGTCCACAACATCCGGAACCACCAGGTCTGCATGCCGGTGGATCCGTCCGCCCCGCGATCCGACGAGAACGTCATGCTCGCGGTCGCCCCGTCCAATCCCAGGGAGTTTGAAGCCCTCGCCATCCAGATGGCCGAGATCCTGCGTCCGGGCGCGCGCCCTCGCCCCGGCCCGACGGCCTCCAGGACCGCGTCCCCCGTCGACGTCGCGCCCCCGCCGACCGTCGAGGACGCCAAGGGCTGA